The genomic window TGAGCCTGTCGAGAATCTGCCGCTCTCGCTCATCCTTCGGCATGGGAACAGCGGGGGTGTCCATCTTGATGTTGGGATGGTGCTGTGCCGGAAGGGGAAGGCGGCGTTGCAGAAGCAAAGTAAACCAACCTGCGAGATGGCGACGAGATGTTTGCCTTAGTTAACCCCACCCTTCAGTCAAGGTTAGCTTGCCGTCCTCCCTGGCCGAGCGTGGAGGTCGATCTGCGTTCGACCACGCCCTTGCGCACCCCAAAGTCGTAGATGAGTTGTCCACCGAAAGCCCTGTAACTTAGACTGCAGAatctcttctttctttctttctttctttctttctttctttcttctttttttttttttttttttttttttttctttttgttGTTGGCAAGACTCTGTCGAAGCTTTGAAGCTTGTCTGACCCGTAGTTTGTCCAGCGGCCTGAATCTTGAGCTCGGATTTCCTCTCACGGGATTTCACCACCGAAGTGATCGACCTGCTGGGAGCGCAGCAAAGCTCTCTGTTTGTTGGTTCGTTCGTGGGCTCACGGGGATGCAATGCAATGTCCCAGGTTCTACTTCTCTCGGGGTTCCGTCCGCGACGTCAATGGTGGGGGAAGCTGGCAGGTGGGGTGACCATGCAGGGTTCCCGGCATTCCAGCGACCGACGTAGGCATGCAGGGGTGCTTAGGTTGCTCTTCCTTGATCCAATTATCGACGCCAAGAACCCCCCATCTCTTCCTCCGTTTGCCAGACGCCCGTCAGCTGCGCACCAAGCCTGGTCGGCAGCTGCCAGCTGTAGGGCCACGCTATGCTGTTTTCGAAAGCCCACAACTAATATTTGCCCTCTCGTGAATTTTAAGCTTGGCCTCATCAACCCACGTCAAGAAAGCCACCCCTCGGAGTTCAGCAACTTGCGCCTCGACAATCGCAGCCAAAATGTCTACCGCTGAGCAGGCCACTTCGTACGCGGCGCTGATCCTCGCCGATGACGGTGTTGAGATCACTGTAAGGAGCATTGCCCGAGGCCTGGGGCGAATTTGCGCGGGGTCTTCAACTTGGAGAAGCTGCAGACGGCTAACATTCACATTCTAGGCCGACAAGATCCAGACCCTCATCAAGGCCGCCAACGTTGCCGATGTTGAGCCTATCTGGGCCTCATTATTCGCCAAGGTACGAAAAATCGAGAACACGCGAGTCTGCGATCGAGCGCAGGAATGGGAACGGACGAGGTGACTGACCGGGACGATTGTTGCACTGCAGGCTCTTGAGGGCAAGGACGTGAAGGACCTTCTTTCCGCCGTCGGCTCCGGCggtggtgccgctgccgcccccgcggccggcgctgctgctgctgctggcggcgctgccgccgaggaggtcaaGGAGGAGGCGAAGGAAGAGGGTGAGCTTGCCTCTCGCTTACCTTGGTTTGAATGTCGCTGCAATGCTCGGCTTGCTGACACATATCTGCAGAGAAGGAGGAGTCGGACGAGGACATGGGTTTCGGTCTCTTCGACTAAGCTGGCGTCGACTCGGGCTTGGCGTGGTTTTGACTCCTCAGATTCCCTTTGTTCTTCCAAAACTTGCATGGATTTGCGGCGGCATTTCGCACACACGACCACAGGGATGGAGGCTTGGGTGTCGGGGATCCTGGTTCATCGGCGTAGCTTTACAGGGAATTTGAAGATGCGCTTCTGAGCAACTGCGGTTCGGGCTGGTTGGCGACAGCTGTCCGAGCCCGAAGAGTCGGTGACAACGGCGCTCTCCAGGTTTGGTCCTGGAGTACCGGCCAATGGCAGGCTGGTTAGGAGCTCTTCCCCATGGGATACGCGGCAAACGCAATGGAGGATTATGCCATCCCAGCATAGCCGACTGAAGAGACTgtggtgtgtgtgtgtgaaCCGCTCATGGTGTCTGGCTGCATAGGTCCGAGATGAAGGTACCGCTGGTGAAGAGATGCTGCTTTCGGTCGCTTGTGTGCCGGAACCTCGCTGCGCTCAGAACCAAGCGTGCCTACCGCATACCGAGTCTGTCCACGCAAGAAAACTACACTCAGAGGAACATTTGGAGGATTATCTAGTGGAAAGATAGCTCGGCTAAACGCAAATTGTGGGGTTTTTGGAACTGCGATTGTAGATTATTAACTAATCCGCACGTTAGTTAACATTAACCCTGGATTCTTGGCACGCTAAGGATGCCGCGCTTCCCTCTCGCTTGCTTCCTTGGCGGGGCTGCAATGACGAAATGACTTTTACTCTGGCGGGGTCCAGAGTACTCCGTGAAGCAAGCTGGGGATAATCTCTGCAAGATACCGCGAGTCACTCCTCCAGCAGGACTGTACTAGAGTCTTCAATGAATGTAGATGACTCTACACAAATGTGCCTCAGCCAAGTAGCGACACGTCAGAACTCGCCGACGTCGCTGCGATTACTTCAAAGAACGGAGGTACTgcgggaaggggaagagaCGGATCACCTGCGCGCCAACCAAGGGCCGTTCCGAATGACCAGTTCGATTtcttcattttttttttttttttttgtcaTTGGTGCGGCGTCAAAACTGCTTTGGATGTAGCGGACAGCTTCCCGGCCGTGGCGTCGGGGCTCCACGCGGCTTCGAAGACAATCACGACCTAGGTACCGTTATGTGTTTGGGCAGCAACAGAGCGCTCGCGATGTCGCCTGCCTCAACGTCGCTCGCAGGACAAGGATGCTTCTGGAAGGCTGTCAACATACGGTACTCTGGAGCGCCATCGAAGTCGGCTGGTGACCAAGCAGGTCACAGGACTGCGCCTCGTACTACCATCCCGGACGCTGGTGTTGCGCACTGCTGCCATGCACACCTGTCGGGCGCCACAGAATGTGGGGCAATCGGCTGTCGCGGACCCCGTGGACTCGGCAGTTCCTGGCCTCGTGCTtcccgcctcctccggccACGGTGTTCTCGAATCTTGGGACGAGAGTCCTTGACTTCAGATGATCCATGAGCCAATCTGTGGGCTCGCGACATCGGCCATCCGACGACCCTGCTGATAGACACACAAGACCCAGCCGTTTCTGAGAGAATGACTGTCTGCCGCCGCTTCAACCTCGTTATCGCCGACAGAAGGGAAGCTGAGCTTTTGCTGTAGAATTGGCCCAGCCCTTGGCTGGAAGACCACCGGGTTCTGGCACATCTGAGAGTGGCGCGGGCCCAAAATTCGAGGCTGAAGGCCGGTTCACCTTCAATTTTGTTGGACGTCGTCACGCCGCATCTCCCTTCCCTTTACGGACTCCAATACATACAAACAAGGCCGCCTTGTGAGGCCCTCCTGGCGCGCGGCTCCGTCTCAGCGGCAACATGTTTCGTTTCTCTCCCAGAGCAGCCCCAAATTAGCACTGTGAGGAGAGAATCTGGTCGTTGAGGCGGTCGCTGCCTCGGGCCAACACGCGCATTTGCCTGGGCAATACCATGAGACTCCAATGCTgtgtcgaggcggccggctgcgccgcTGTTGGTTCCGGGAGCAGAATGCGCCCCTCATTCTGCGACTAATAACGCAAGGTTCCAGGTTGCGCCCCCTTGTGCATGCAGAGCCAAGGTCCTGAGCCCGTCAGCATCTGGGGCGTGCGCAAGGCAGAAGGCAGGCGCTTCTCAGGTTCCCGCCCCCAGCCATTCATTCCCTTCCCACCTTCCCACGTTCCCTCCTCCCGTCGCTTCCACTTTGGTCCCACAGCCCCTCCGTCTCTTAAACGGCCTGTGGCTTCCATCTTACTCACACCACCCAAGCCGCCCGGGTGATCTCTGCACCTTCTGTCCTTCGCCCTGCGATTCCTACGATTCTTCATCATACCCCAGCCGCGAAAGCAATCCCATCTTCAAGTCCTTGATTGCCCGCAGCCTACATACTGCTTCGCGATTTTTTGAGATTACGCGGCGGGGTGTGACCACACGTACAACCCACCATGCCCGAAGTGTACCGGGAGTCTCGCTATgtgcgggagcgggagcgggacTCGTCTCCCTCTAGCGACGAGGAGTACAAGAGGACGACGGTGCGCCGGTACAAGGTGAAGCCAGACCGCGTGGAGCGCGTGGAGCGCGACGTCGATATCGTCGAGGTGGACCGCCGCATGGATCGTCTGTACATCCCGGAGCGACCGCGGTCCGCCTTCGACCCCTCCCCCCACAGCGCAACCTATGTCGAGCGCCAGGTCAttgagcgcgagcgcgagcgcgagcccAGAGACGAGCACTACACCCGGGTGGACCGGGTCGAGTATCGCGGGGACGGGCCCCGGGGTACTGTGGTGGAGCGGGAACGGGTCGTCGAGCGCGATGACCGCGACGTGCACCTCCCCGAGCGGACGCGCACGGTAGTTGAGAGAGATATTGTGGAGCGCGACCGCGATGCCGAGTACCACCGTGAGAGGGATCGCGGCAGGGTCATTTACGAGGCCACCAAGGAGGTTGACCGAGTTGACCACGTCTATTCGCCGAGGGATTTGGAACGCCGCTCGTACTgggatgacgaggaggagacggAGGTGCGCGTTGAGAGGAGAGTCGAGCGCCGGGATTCTCATGGCCACGAAATCCGCGTAGAACGCCGGGTCGAAGAACGGCGTGAAGAAGGCCCCGAGGGCGAGCGCTGGCGCAAGGAAACCGAGTACTATGAGCCGGCCCAGGGTCCGATCGTCATTCGGCCGCGTCCCGCCGAGCAGAAGATCATCCTCCAGGAGGCCCCGCCGACCACTGTCGTCATCCGTGAGCAGACACCAGACACTAGGGAGGTTGCCGTTGCGCGTCGCGCTTCGCGCGATGGCGAATATTACTATCACCGAGAGTCTCGTGAGGTTGGACCTTACCGCGGAGAGcgccgcgaggaggaggttgcGGTCGCGCGCTATGAGGACGATGACcggcaccgccaccaccaccaccaccgccatcaccatcgccatcatcgccatcaCCATGATGCCTACAGCGACGCCGAGTCTGACGATGGATACTACGTCAAGCGCACCGTCGTCCGCCGGGAGCGCAGCGAGTCGAGCAGCCCGCACCGGAAGCGCCATCTCGCCGAAGGCGCTCTTGCTGGCGCCGGCATCTCGGCAATTCTCGCTTCTCGGCGTGACTCCAACGGCGAGTTCCGACAACATCGCGGCCGTAAGGTTCTTGCGGGCGCtgccctcggcgccctcggcacCGAAGTCGTAAGGCGCGCACACAGTGCGTACCAAGAGCGGTTTGGGGATGACGACCGGAGAGAGCGCTCTCGGTCTCGCTCACGGGCGCCTCATTCCCGGCTCAAGACCGGCCTAGGTATCGCTGCTGTTGCTCtcgcggctgccggcgcggccaAGTACTACCAGAGCAGCAAGATCGAGAAAGAGGAAATGAATCGCGGTCGCGCGCTCCAccgcgacagcgacagcgagcGGTCTCCCAGCCGGAAGCGCTCCAGGAGCAGGGCTTCATCGCTCGCCAAGGCCGGTCTGGGCGCGGCAGCCCTGACCGGGCTGGTCCAGCACTACCGCCACAAGAGCAAGTCGCGGGATGGCAAGAGCCGGTCTCGGTCACGCCTCCGCACGGGCGCTGAGATGCTagccgccggcctggccggcgcgggcgccaaGAAGCTGTATGACCGCcacaaggagaagaaggaagcagagcgcgaccgcgaccgcgggTACAGTGATGACGAATACTACGAAGACGACGCGCGCGACTACAACCGccgcagcaggagcaggagcttGAGCCGGTCCGGACCCACGTACCCCGACGGTGACCCTTCCGCAGCTGATCCTGAACTAGGCATGGTTGAATACGGGGCCCACCCCCTGTACGCGAACCCCGCGTACCCGGCGGACGGAGACCATATGGggcgagcggcagcggggtATGACTCCGCGGCGGAGTATGACTCTGCGGTGGAGGAGAGGAGCCGCAGGCGTCGGAGGAGCCATGGCCGGAGAAGGGCGAGGGGCGAGGACGACTACTCTGCGGACAGCGAGGCGGAAACGGACTACGAcaagaaggcggcgaagaagcgcagcgggagcaggctgcgcgacctcgctgccggcgccgcggctgctggcgcggcagCCATTGGCATCAAGAAGTTCAATGAACGGAGagcgaaggagaaggagagggaggagaaggcggaggcggagcgcgAGAAAGACAGGGAGCGGAACAGGGAGCGGGAAAGAGATAAGGGAAAGGAAAGGGACCGGCGGCGTGAGTGACTCGTTGCCAAGCCCAATGCCGAATGGCTTACTGACCATGCATGTTTAAGGCTACGACGCCGAAGCCTCGGCAGACGAGTATGACGGCTACGGGCGTCGAGGAGCCTCACCACCCAATGCGTCCGGTGGTTTCTACAAccctcccccgccggcgcctccGGCACCACCGGCTGGAATGAATGGCTTCACGCAACATCCCAACGTGGCCACCACCAACCTCCACCAGCAGTACACGCCATACCCGGGCCCGGGCAACGTGGACTTTACAGCCATGCCGGCTCCACCTCCGAACTCGGCTGGAGTCCCTGACGGCGCACCTCCACCATTTAACCCCAAGGACCCTGAACATGTGAGTGAAGCTTCTCATGTTGGTCGTTCCACTCCGGAGCCAGAACCTGCCGCTCGCTCCGTTGGCGGGGACAAGAAGTGTGCGTCTTCTCTCGGTGGTGCCCCTTGAGAGGCCGCTCCCTTCAGCGGAACTTGCACCCAGGAGCGCGGACTAACTCGCTCTCACCAGCTTGTGTAACTCCCACGCTCGCCCACGTTCCCCCGGCGCCCGTCTTCTCGGAGGCCGACCCCGAGACGCCTCGCACATCGAAATCGGTGACTTTCATACCTCTGTCCCCAAAGTCGTCCGCCACGCTACGCCGCCATCGCGAGGAACAAGCAACCAAGTCTgaggccgaagccgacggaAGCGACAGCGAGGACcaccgcgccggccccgacactccgcgccggcgccgcaacTCGGACCCATCCTCCGACCGGCCTCTGCTCTCCactcgccgagcgcgggATTCTGCGCCAGAGACCGACGacagcgaggaggacgtAATCGAGATGCTGCCCGACCGCTTTGACTCCCATGGCCGGCCGCTCGACGGCTCTGCGGCTGCTTCGTCCCGGGGCCCGCGACTTCACAGTCGACGCGGCGACTTTGAGTACCGGAGtccgcgcggcgccggcgggctgaACATGCGGGGGTCGTGGGGGGTCGCGGGAACGGATGCCGAGGCGGTGGAGCGCATCGTGCAAAACGTCACAGGCGTGCTGGAGGGCAGGGGCAGCTGGATGGGCTTGCTCGGGGGCTTTCTGAACGGCAGCTTGTTGCAGGGTGCGGACattggcggcggaggcgaggGGCTGGGGAGGATATCGGATCGTGACAGGCCGCGCGGGCGAGAAAGGGGTGATGACTCTTATGATGACGACGATTATGATGACAGGAAACGGAGAAGACGGAGGAAGGAGGAACCGCGGGAGAGAGGAGTGTCGAGGGCGCAGACTTGGGGGTGAGATGGATCTGATCTGCTACGGTTACGGCTAATGACCTTATGACTGTctcgtttttttttttccggCGTGGCTTATTTTCCTATCTTCTGTTTATGTTTTCTACGCTAGACACGATGTTGATGATATGTCGGGTGTGTTTTGGTCGTTTGCGGATCGGATGGATGGCTTGGACTAGCACTGCTCTAATCTCGGCGATACAAGAACTTCACGACTTGCAAGCTTCGGTCTGTCTCTGCATATCGCGCTCGCGCGCTCATCACGCACGGAATTGACACTGGATGCATGTTCTATACCAAAAGCCCCTCTTCTTGGATTTGCCGTGCAACAAGGTACGTAAAAATACCAATTTCATTCATCTAGCAGTCGGCACCGGGGGCCCTCCCAATTCTATAACTCCTCATGCTATAACTCCTCATGCCCATGCTCCTGCTCGTCGCGCATGACGGGCTTGTCGGGCCGGCCGCTGTCCTTGTGCAGATCGACGCCCTTCTTGGCGCGCCACTTCTGGAAGAGGGCCCAGAGCTCCTTCTCCATGGCGCTGTCCATCTGGTCGGGCAGGACGACGACGTACTCGACGTACAGGTTGCCGAACTCGGTCTTGTGGTAGACGctgtcgccgtcctcgtgCCACTTGGGCATGCCCTCGCCCGGCACGGTCTCGACGTGGTGCGGCTGGACGACGCTGCCGCGCGGGCGCGACAGCCGCACGATGTGGCCGTCCAGGTGGGTCAGGTTGCGCGTCCAGTCGCCCAGCAGGGCCTCGCGCAGCGAGAGCACCTCGCGCCAGTAGAGGTCGTCGCCCTTGCGGCGGAAgaaggcgccgtcgacgcggtCCGGGTTGgtcgcgtcgtcgtcgaccgcCGGCTCCTTCTCGAACAGCGAGACCACCAGGTCGCCGGCCACCCAGTCCGGGCTCTCGTCGGCTTCGTTCTCGAACACGATgcgcgcgccgtcggccatGCCGCGCTCGATGGTGACGGACACGGCG from Thermothielavioides terrestris NRRL 8126 chromosome 1, complete sequence includes these protein-coding regions:
- a CDS encoding 60S acidic ribosomal protein P1 — its product is MSTAEQATSYAALILADDGVEITADKIQTLIKAANVADVEPIWASLFAKALEGKDVKDLLSAVGSGGGAAAAPAAGAAAAAGGAAAEEVKEEAKEEEKEESDEDMGFGLFD